The genome window GTCGTCCTGATGTTCCTAgtggccctcctcctcctccactcagCGTCATCCCAGTCCCATCGAGACTTTGTGTCACCAGGCCAGCAGAAGAGGGAGGCCCCAGTTGATCTCCTGAGCCAGATAGGTCGATCTGTGCGGGGAACCTTGGATGCCTGGATTGGGCCAGAAACCACGCACCTAGTTTCTGAGGTAAGGAAGGTGTTCCCTGCTGTGGCTACGCGCATTGAGGACAGAGGAGCTGTTGTTCATGGCCGCCCGTCTTGGCTCCACGTCCTCTGTGCGTCATAATCCCTGGGGCAGAGAGCCCCCAGTTCCACAGAATGAAGCCAGACAGCGCCGGCCTTTTGCACTCTCATTGTTTCATTCGTACCCCAGGGCCTTTAGCTCCACCCCTATCTTTCCCTTATTCCTGCCCTTTCTTGCCAGAAAGGCTGGGAAATGAGCCATCTTTATCAACCTGTGTCACCAGTGACTATAGAGTCTGGCTTTGGTCTAAATCTGACCTAAAGTCTTAAATTGGCAAAATATCAAGACCTGAGTTCATTCTTTCACCTTTAGAGGTGGCGGTGAGGATGACTCAGGGTTCTTAGGCAGGGCTGTCTCTTCTACCTAATGGCATCCCAAGCATGCTGGTGCATACTTGTGATAGGTCGTCTGAAACAATCATTTATAAAGTGCATAATATAGAAGAGCTGATTGACTTCTTTTTCACTGAAATATCCTAGCCCTCCACCGATGTTACTTCACACACCTTCATGAGTCCCTGGGAGGCTAGGAGGACCCCAATTTTACAGGGTGACTACTCCAGGGATTTGATGATCCCCCCACACGCCCACGTTCACCCACTACTACCACCAAAGTATTCCAGCACATCAGTTGAACTAGGGCCCAAGTGTCCTGGGTTCCAGTTCAGACAGGAAGGAGAAATGGCCCGCCGTCCGTCCCCATGCACTGAAAGGTGGCTGTGGAAGGGACCCCTCAGCCAGGCTGAGAAGCAGGCGGAGATGTTCGTGGGCGGCGGTGGTGAGACTCGGAAGAGAAGAGCATCATTAATTACGGACTCAACTCATGCCCTGCTCTTCCCACAGACCTTGGCTCAGGTGACGTGGGCCATCTCATCGGCCATCTCTGTGGCCTTCTTCACTCTGTCTGGGATTGCCGCACAGCTGCTGAATGTCTTGGGGCTAGAAGGTGAGTGGCAGAGAACTGGTTAGGTCAGCTGGAGCTTAGCCTGTCCCTTCCTGTTTGTGGGAATTTATCTTTTCAGGCTCTAGACTTTTCCCCGGCTGTTCAGCATCTCCCAGGTCTTCCCAGAGGCGAGCATAAGAGAAGGCTACTAACTGCCGCATCACGCTAAGCCATAACTGTCACCCACAGCCCAGAGAATTACTCCCATTTCATAGATGCAGCAGACTTAACCAAGGGAAGTAGTCTACCCACAGTCAGCTGGAACCGGAGCTGAGATTTAAGCTCTAGGACCCGGTGGGAAAGGATTTTTCCTTGGCAAGGGGGTTTGGCTCCTCCCCCTTTTGGTTCTTGACCCCCTCTCCTTTCACGGCACCAGGTTGGCTGATTCTGTGACTCTCTCCCCTTCCAGGAGATCACCTCACCCAGGACCTGAAGCTCAGCCCCAGCCAAGTCCAGACCTTCCTGCTGTGGGGAGCGGGGGCCCTGGTTGCCTATTGGCTGCTGTCCCTGCTCCTTGGCTTGGTCTTGGCCTTGCTGGGGCGGATCCTGTGGGGCCTGAAGCTTGCCCTCTTCCTGGCCGCTTTTGTGGCCCTGGTGAGGTCAGTGCCCGACCCTTCCACCCGGGCCTTGCTCCTCCTGGCCTTGCTGACCCTCTACGCCCTGCTGAGCCGGCTCACTGGCACCCGGGCCTCGGGGGCCCAGCTGGAGGCCAAGGTGCGGGGGCTGGAGCGCCAGGTGGAGGAGCTGCGCTGGCGGCAGAGGCGAGCGGCCAAGGGGCCCCGGAGCGTGGAGGAGGAGTGAGAGGGACGCCGGACGCTGCCACCTTCGTCATACCAAAGAGCCGAGCTGCTTCTGGGTCGCACAGCCCTCCTTTCAGCCCGCTGCCCCTTTCTTGCTCTGTCTCCGAGCCCTGTCTCCGCACCAGCCCCTTTAgccgagagagagagaaagaccatcGCCTGTGCTGGTCCTCTGTGGTTCTCTGTCTGGGGCTGGTTCTCCTCACCCTTTCTCTGCCCCCACCTGTCTCAGccaggggaaggtggggggcCTCCCGCCAGCTTCTGCATCTCCTCTCAGCAGACACCTCTGATCACTGCCAGCAGCCTCCCGTGACTCAGCTGCTGCCTTGCCTTCCTCCGATGCTCTTGCTGTCCTGTCCTTCTCTAGCTCCTCCCCTGCCAGGTCCCCAGCTTCCTTCCTGCGTGTCTTCCCCTGCTAGCCCTGTACTCCAACCAAACCACAGTCCCTCAAGGCACGCTCCTGTCCCCTTCATTGCCCAGCGTGGGGAAGAGGCAGGGCATTTGGGGCCTGAGGGGAAGGGAAGTGGGGAAGTTCCCGCCTGGGGCCCGGGCCGGGGTGTACATTGAATCTGTTACAAGTGCCTTAATCCGAGCCAGCAGGGCCCTCTGCTTGCCCGCTGCCGTACTGTATGTAGGAAACTGCCCTGTAGCTGCTTTGTGTCAAGAGGAAAGTGGTTCCTCAGAATCTTGATTTCCCTTCAGCCA of Balaenoptera ricei isolate mBalRic1 chromosome 8, mBalRic1.hap2, whole genome shotgun sequence contains these proteins:
- the TMEM109 gene encoding transmembrane protein 109 isoform X1 is translated as MQQGASLVDPAMAGSGSSSPWGKHLFQVVLMFLVALLLLHSASSQSHRDFVSPGQQKREAPVDLLSQIGRSVRGTLDAWIGPETTHLVSETLAQVTWAISSAISVAFFTLSGIAAQLLNVLGLEGDHLTQDLKLSPSQVQTFLLWGAGALVAYWLLSLLLGLVLALLGRILWGLKLALFLAAFVALVRSVPDPSTRALLLLALLTLYALLSRLTGTRASGAQLEAKVRGLERQVEELRWRQRRAAKGPRSVEEE
- the TMEM109 gene encoding transmembrane protein 109 isoform X2, which produces MAGSGSSSPWGKHLFQVVLMFLVALLLLHSASSQSHRDFVSPGQQKREAPVDLLSQIGRSVRGTLDAWIGPETTHLVSETLAQVTWAISSAISVAFFTLSGIAAQLLNVLGLEGDHLTQDLKLSPSQVQTFLLWGAGALVAYWLLSLLLGLVLALLGRILWGLKLALFLAAFVALVRSVPDPSTRALLLLALLTLYALLSRLTGTRASGAQLEAKVRGLERQVEELRWRQRRAAKGPRSVEEE